In a single window of the Cervus elaphus chromosome 1, mCerEla1.1, whole genome shotgun sequence genome:
- the LOC122701885 gene encoding olfactory receptor 2D3-like, with amino-acid sequence MGEENHTSVAEFIFLGLSQDSQTQILLFILFLIIYLLTVLGNLLIIILIFTDSQLHMPMYFFLRNLSFADLCFSTSIVPQVLVHFLVKKKTISFAGCMTQVIVFLLVGGTECALLEVMAYDRYVAVCKPLHYPTIMTQQVCLQLTTGSWASGAVVSLVDTTFTFQLPYQGQNIISHYFCEPRALLKLASADTYRTEMAIFAMGVVILLAPVSLILVSYWNIISTVIQMQAREGRLKAFSTCGSHLIVVVLFYGSGIFTYMRPNSKTIKEQDKMISVFYTVVTPMLNPIIYSLRNKDVKGALRKLAGRKSFSQRW; translated from the coding sequence ATGGGAGAAGAAAACCACACTTCTGTGGCAGAATTTATCTTCCTTGGCCTTTCACAGGACTCACAGACCCAGATCCtgctgtttattctttttctcatcaTTTATCTGTTAACTGTGCTTGGAAACCTGCTTATCATCATTCTCATCTTCACGGATTCTCAACTTCACATGCCCATGTACTTTTTTCTTAGAAACCTCTCTTTTGCAGATCTCTGCTTCTCTACCAGCATTGTCCCTCAAGTGTTGGTCCACTTCCTGGTGAAGAAGAAAACTATTTCTTTCGCGGGCTGTATGACACAGGTCATTGTCTTCCTTCTGGTCGGGGGCACAGAATGTGCTCTGCTGgaagtgatggcctatgaccggtaTGTGGCGGTCTGCAAGCCCCTGCACTACCCCACCATCATGACCcagcaagtgtgtctccagttgacCACAGGGTCCTGGGCCAGTGGTGCAGTAGTGTCTCTGGTAGATACCACCTTTACTTTCCAACTTCCTTATCAAGGACAGAACATTATCAGTCACTACTTTTGTGAACCCCGTGCCCTCCTGAAGCTGGCTTCAGCAGAtacttacagaacagaaatggcCATCTTTGCAATGGGTGTGGTCATCCTCCTAGCTCCTGTCTCCCTGATCCTGGTCTCCTACTGGAATATCATCTCCACTGTGATCCAGATGCAGGCTAGGGAGGGGCGGCTCAAGGCTTTTTCTACCTGTGGCTCCCACCTCATTGTTGTTGTCCTCTTTTATGGATCAGGAATATTCACCTACATGCGGCCAAATTCTAAGACCATAAAAGAGCAGGATAAAATGATATCTGTGTTCTATACAGTGGTGACTCCAATGCTGAATCCCATAATTTATAGCCTGAGAAACAAGGATGTCAAAGGAGCTCTCAGGAAACTGGCTGGAAGAAAGTCCTTTTCTCAGAGATGGTGA